From Chryseobacterium gallinarum, one genomic window encodes:
- a CDS encoding soluble NSF attachment family protein, which produces MMNKQKFIDKFMAAFVLLAMFKIIGIVAQLFHESFWSVVGTLVLFLIIAFIILMVIASLKDKEQNERNAKRKAASGGNFYLETSLFDRIRSKYEELAEKYIAEKDYKKAARVYINLLQDYYRGAKTLEEGGFYNEAAVIYLKKLKNKSDAAVCYEKAKQYKKAIELYKEMEQKEKVGDLYKEINDLTNAHTYYQMVANDYISNYQMVKASLVYRKKMEKADEAQKVLLKGWQEDRDAFNCLNNYFANIFEIEKLEAEIRNLYKETPSYKKMIYLDAMKYEFKRDPKLQSTTRSIAYEIIAEKVGTRSEIVNELKHFNPDDEVILKDISRFKTSRNKMFRN; this is translated from the coding sequence ATGATGAATAAACAGAAATTTATAGACAAATTCATGGCAGCCTTTGTATTGCTGGCTATGTTTAAAATCATCGGGATTGTTGCACAGCTTTTTCATGAGAGTTTCTGGAGTGTTGTAGGCACATTGGTCCTTTTCTTAATCATTGCTTTCATTATTCTTATGGTGATTGCTTCTTTAAAAGATAAAGAACAAAACGAACGGAATGCGAAAAGAAAGGCTGCTTCAGGAGGGAATTTTTATCTTGAAACTTCTTTATTTGACAGAATCCGGAGCAAATATGAAGAACTTGCCGAAAAATATATTGCTGAAAAGGATTATAAAAAAGCGGCCAGGGTATATATAAACCTGTTACAGGATTATTACAGGGGAGCAAAAACACTTGAAGAAGGAGGATTTTATAATGAAGCTGCTGTCATTTATCTTAAAAAACTTAAAAATAAATCTGATGCTGCGGTCTGTTATGAAAAAGCTAAACAATATAAAAAAGCGATAGAACTTTATAAGGAAATGGAACAAAAAGAAAAGGTGGGAGATCTTTATAAAGAAATCAATGACCTTACTAATGCCCATACCTATTATCAGATGGTAGCCAACGATTATATCAGCAATTACCAGATGGTGAAGGCTTCCCTGGTTTACCGTAAAAAAATGGAGAAAGCGGATGAAGCCCAGAAGGTATTACTTAAGGGATGGCAGGAAGATAGAGATGCATTTAATTGTCTGAACAACTACTTCGCCAACATCTTTGAAATTGAAAAGCTGGAAGCTGAAATCCGTAATTTGTACAAAGAAACGCCTTCATATAAAAAAATGATCTATCTGGATGCAATGAAATATGAATTTAAAAGAGATCCGAAACTACAATCAACTACCCGCAGCATTGCCTATGAAATCATTGCAGAAAAAGTAGGGACGCGTTCAGAAATTGTAAATGAACTCAAACATTTTAACCCCGATGATGAGGTAATCCTGAAAGATATTTCCAGGTTTAAAACCAGCCGGAATAAAATGTTTAGAAATTAA